The following are from one region of the Halorussus rarus genome:
- the sod gene encoding superoxide dismutase: MSERSNPELPPLPYDYDALEPHVSEQVLTWHHDTHHQGYVNGLDSAEETLAENRESGDYGGTAGALGDVTHNGSGHYLHTLFWENMSPNGGGEPEGDLLDRIEEDFGSYEGWKGEFETAASAAGGWALLVYDPVAKQLRNLAVDKHDNGALWGAHPILALDVWEHSYYYDYGPDRGDFVDNFFEVVDWDNVAEQYEKTVGNHE, encoded by the coding sequence ATGTCCGAGCGATCCAACCCCGAACTGCCACCGCTTCCGTACGACTACGACGCACTCGAGCCACACGTCAGCGAACAGGTGCTCACGTGGCACCACGACACCCACCACCAGGGCTACGTCAACGGGCTCGACAGCGCCGAGGAGACGCTGGCCGAGAACCGCGAGAGCGGCGACTACGGCGGCACCGCGGGCGCGCTCGGCGACGTGACCCACAACGGCTCGGGTCACTACCTGCACACGCTGTTCTGGGAGAACATGTCCCCGAACGGCGGCGGCGAACCCGAGGGCGACCTGCTCGACCGCATCGAGGAGGACTTCGGCTCCTACGAGGGCTGGAAGGGCGAGTTCGAGACCGCGGCGAGCGCCGCCGGCGGCTGGGCGCTCCTGGTCTACGACCCCGTCGCGAAGCAGCTCCGCAACCTCGCGGTCGACAAGCACGACAACGGCGCGCTGTGGGGCGCACACCCCATCCTGGCGCTCGACGTCTGGGAGCACTCGTACTACTACGACTACGGTCCGGACCGCGGCGACTTCGTCGACAACTTCTTCGAGGTCGTCGACTGGGACAACGTCGCCGAGCAGTACGAGAAGACGGTCGGCAACCACGAGTAA
- a CDS encoding DsbA family protein: protein MTSQTSRRTLLTGTAAAALSGLAGCSTLTGSGSGTTTTASALTDTKVRASTAETGYGIDLSANPVLGSSDAPVDVYYWTDYQCPFCGRFEENAFPKLLENHVAAGEIRLVLLQFPNIGEASTTAARLDKCVWRQVKESNPGAYLDWHAAVFDAQEKPNSGWATMPNLIDIGNDIDGLDAEVATDCRKNETEWAKSAVGDDVSAGTDSGISATPGFVLYNTESDKAGRIVGAQPYERFESAIEQVKNA from the coding sequence ATGACGAGCCAGACGTCTCGACGGACTCTCCTGACCGGCACCGCCGCGGCCGCCCTCTCGGGTCTCGCCGGCTGTTCGACACTCACCGGCTCGGGCTCCGGGACGACGACAACTGCGTCGGCGCTGACCGACACGAAGGTCCGCGCCTCGACCGCCGAGACCGGGTACGGCATCGACCTGAGCGCCAACCCGGTGCTGGGGTCGAGCGATGCCCCGGTCGACGTCTACTACTGGACGGACTACCAGTGCCCGTTCTGCGGGCGGTTCGAGGAGAACGCGTTTCCGAAGCTGCTGGAGAACCACGTCGCCGCGGGGGAGATTCGGCTCGTCCTGCTCCAGTTCCCCAACATCGGCGAGGCGTCGACGACTGCCGCCCGACTCGACAAGTGCGTCTGGCGGCAAGTGAAGGAGTCGAACCCCGGCGCGTACCTCGACTGGCACGCCGCGGTGTTCGATGCACAGGAGAAGCCCAACTCCGGGTGGGCGACGATGCCGAACCTCATCGACATCGGTAACGACATCGACGGCCTCGACGCCGAGGTCGCCACCGACTGCAGGAAGAACGAGACCGAGTGGGCGAAGAGCGCGGTCGGCGACGACGTGTCGGCGGGGACCGACAGCGGCATCTCGGCCACGCCCGGGTTCGTGCTCTACAACACGGAGTCGGACAAGGCCGGACGAATCGTCGGTGCGCAGCCGTACGAGCGGTTCGAGAGCGCGATCGAGCAGGTCAAGAACGCATGA
- a CDS encoding DUF7522 family protein produces the protein MGDATEERRRGAKSALVDAFSMFEGDALRDVWLFDQRDHEELYVREDVCDKIADVDVSQFVDNERYGFVTRETYSDLHYASYEYTVRGFDGYEQFRTFLSEGDAKIGAFGSFDRREGGYDFGALHDAIESVVADYPADAFAPE, from the coding sequence ATGGGAGACGCTACCGAGGAGCGTAGGCGGGGCGCCAAGTCGGCGCTCGTCGACGCGTTCTCGATGTTCGAGGGCGACGCCCTCCGCGACGTGTGGTTGTTCGACCAGCGCGACCACGAGGAACTGTACGTCCGCGAGGACGTGTGCGACAAGATCGCCGACGTCGACGTCTCGCAGTTCGTCGACAACGAGCGGTACGGCTTCGTCACCCGCGAGACCTACAGCGACCTCCACTACGCCTCCTACGAGTACACCGTGCGGGGGTTCGACGGCTACGAGCAGTTCCGGACCTTCCTGAGCGAGGGCGACGCGAAAATCGGCGCGTTCGGGAGCTTCGACCGGCGCGAGGGCGGCTACGACTTCGGCGCGCTCCACGACGCCATCGAGTCCGTGGTCGCCGACTACCCGGCGGACGCGTTCGCGCCGGAGTGA
- a CDS encoding Rieske (2Fe-2S) protein produces the protein MADGARLTATETVYESGSWLFTVRDRYDELDEVILVPCEDDGDELETDGARTDGGATTEDGGSSADRGVEAWVNRCTHEAQRLDRGFGAAMRDGQVICPKHGSMFDACSGYCDNGEAADTTLVSVEVAVEDGAVYLTDDGYDYVHEGSIEDGEDEESDEGTDETGGSDDEDDGGDDDDMPSSTSHIGF, from the coding sequence ATGGCCGACGGAGCGCGACTGACCGCGACGGAGACCGTCTACGAGTCGGGGTCCTGGCTGTTCACCGTCAGGGACCGGTACGACGAACTCGACGAGGTCATCCTCGTCCCGTGCGAGGACGACGGCGACGAGTTGGAGACCGACGGCGCGCGAACCGACGGTGGCGCTACCACCGAGGACGGCGGGTCGTCCGCCGACCGCGGCGTCGAGGCGTGGGTCAACCGCTGCACGCACGAGGCCCAGCGGCTCGACCGGGGGTTCGGCGCGGCGATGCGCGACGGCCAGGTCATCTGTCCGAAGCACGGCTCGATGTTCGACGCCTGCTCGGGCTACTGCGACAACGGCGAGGCCGCCGACACGACGCTGGTCTCGGTCGAGGTCGCCGTGGAGGACGGCGCGGTCTACCTCACCGACGACGGGTACGACTACGTCCACGAGGGCAGCATCGAGGACGGGGAAGACGAGGAGAGCGATGAAGGGACGGACGAAACGGGCGGGAGCGACGACGAGGACGACGGGGGCGACGATGACGACATGCCGAGTTCGACCTCCCACATCGGCTTCTGA
- a CDS encoding peroxiredoxin family protein, with translation MTLDGSEAPDFSLESTSGGEVSLEETLDSGSTVILINRGHWCSFCAEQLATFGRVYEDLRFNEGVDVLPVVTSELPELVEMRDRFDYNFQLLADPEGEVAERYSGTEQTSHGLTGVAGTYVVDTDGVVRYEQVADHPADRTYGNWVRYFIRNDFEDPFGE, from the coding sequence GTGACACTCGACGGTTCCGAGGCGCCAGACTTCAGCCTCGAAAGCACGTCCGGCGGCGAGGTATCGCTCGAAGAGACGCTCGACTCCGGGTCGACCGTCATCCTGATAAACCGCGGCCACTGGTGCAGCTTCTGCGCCGAGCAGTTGGCGACGTTCGGCAGGGTGTACGAGGACCTGCGCTTCAACGAGGGCGTGGACGTCCTCCCGGTCGTGACGAGCGAACTGCCGGAACTGGTCGAGATGCGCGACCGCTTCGACTACAACTTCCAGTTGCTCGCCGACCCCGAGGGAGAGGTCGCCGAGCGGTACAGCGGGACCGAGCAGACCAGCCACGGGCTGACCGGCGTCGCGGGGACCTACGTCGTCGACACCGACGGCGTCGTCCGGTACGAGCAGGTCGCAGACCACCCCGCCGACCGGACCTACGGCAACTGGGTCCGGTACTTCATCCGGAACGACTTCGAGGACCCCTTCGGCGAGTAA
- a CDS encoding DUF167 domain-containing protein has protein sequence MATGDPEDALTESGDETLVAFDVTPGAADRRVPGGFNEWRNRFEARLSEPARDGRANAELTDAVSDLADAPARLARGASSSKKTVAVAAPPDRVLAAFLAAIED, from the coding sequence ATGGCCACGGGCGACCCCGAGGACGCGCTGACCGAGTCGGGCGACGAGACGCTGGTCGCCTTCGACGTGACCCCCGGCGCGGCCGACCGGCGGGTCCCCGGCGGCTTCAACGAGTGGCGCAACCGCTTCGAGGCCCGGCTGTCGGAACCGGCCCGCGACGGGCGGGCGAACGCCGAATTGACCGACGCGGTCTCCGACCTCGCCGACGCGCCGGCGCGACTCGCACGAGGGGCGTCGTCCTCGAAGAAGACCGTCGCCGTGGCCGCGCCGCCCGACCGTGTACTGGCGGCGTTTCTCGCGGCTATCGAGGACTGA
- a CDS encoding Lrp/AsnC family transcriptional regulator, whose translation MDERDVTILKAIADLGTGSPERLSEETDIPVSTIHYRLNNLREEGVIENDLYDIDLEKAGLGVTVLVEVLADYSDSYEEFGQKLLDVEGVTQAYFAMGETDFMLVARLPDSDAVERLISEFEAIEGVERTNSTFVISTLRDTDNPLESYSLETLIEELADE comes from the coding sequence ATGGACGAGCGCGACGTGACCATCCTGAAGGCCATCGCGGACCTCGGCACCGGCAGTCCGGAGCGACTGAGCGAGGAGACCGACATCCCGGTCTCGACCATCCACTACCGGCTGAACAACCTCCGGGAGGAAGGCGTCATCGAGAACGACCTCTACGACATCGATCTGGAGAAGGCCGGCCTCGGCGTCACGGTCCTGGTCGAGGTGCTGGCCGACTACAGCGACTCCTACGAGGAGTTCGGCCAGAAGCTGCTCGACGTCGAGGGCGTCACCCAGGCGTACTTCGCCATGGGCGAGACCGACTTCATGCTCGTCGCCCGCCTTCCCGACAGCGACGCGGTCGAACGTCTCATCAGCGAGTTCGAGGCCATCGAGGGCGTCGAGCGCACCAACTCGACGTTCGTCATCTCGACGCTGCGGGACACCGACAACCCCCTGGAGAGCTACAGCCTGGAGACGCTGATCGAGGAACTGGCCGACGAGTAG
- a CDS encoding DUF5827 family protein, protein MPKPKSDFEQLHPCDFYTADELLDADAMYTVYEIARLLQGLDPDAEIEAETEDILLDWAIPWVMNNAADLVIAEPESDDEPGYYGLKPDDDR, encoded by the coding sequence ATGCCTAAACCCAAGTCGGACTTCGAACAGCTCCACCCCTGCGACTTCTACACCGCCGACGAACTGCTCGACGCCGACGCGATGTACACCGTCTACGAGATCGCCCGGCTGCTCCAGGGGCTCGACCCCGACGCCGAGATCGAGGCCGAGACCGAGGACATCCTGCTCGACTGGGCCATCCCGTGGGTGATGAACAACGCCGCCGACCTCGTCATCGCCGAACCGGAGAGCGACGACGAGCCGGGTTACTACGGCCTCAAGCCCGACGACGACCGATGA
- a CDS encoding MBL fold metallo-hydrolase has product MITNLARDVQAFTSNAFLVEGDRTVLVDTGSNFDAIGKIRDRGADLDAVILTHTHHDHVGNLESVTEAFGVETWGFDASLSAVDNAIADGETVRLGDHDYVALHTPGHKNDHLCFHSADASVLFAGDLVFQNGGFGRTDLPEGDRNRLIESIDRVRETIDESLGEMHVGHGPSVATDPYRDVELAANAARM; this is encoded by the coding sequence ATGATAACCAACCTCGCCCGCGACGTCCAGGCGTTCACGAGCAACGCGTTCCTCGTGGAGGGCGACCGCACGGTGCTGGTCGACACCGGGTCGAACTTCGACGCGATCGGGAAGATCCGCGACCGGGGCGCCGACCTCGATGCGGTAATCCTGACCCACACCCACCACGACCACGTCGGCAACCTCGAATCCGTGACCGAGGCGTTCGGCGTCGAGACGTGGGGGTTCGACGCGAGCCTGTCGGCCGTCGACAACGCCATCGCCGACGGGGAGACGGTCCGCCTCGGCGACCACGACTACGTCGCGCTCCACACTCCCGGCCACAAGAACGACCACCTCTGCTTCCACTCGGCGGACGCGAGCGTGCTGTTCGCGGGCGACCTCGTCTTCCAGAACGGCGGCTTCGGCCGGACCGACCTCCCGGAGGGCGACCGGAACCGGCTCATCGAGAGCATCGACCGGGTGCGCGAGACGATAGACGAGTCGCTCGGCGAGATGCACGTCGGCCACGGCCCGAGCGTCGCCACCGATCCCTACCGGGACGTGGAACTGGCGGCGAACGCGGCCCGGATGTAG
- the thyX gene encoding FAD-dependent thymidylate synthase: MEVKLLEATDDPEEVICSAARNDYMSDWLGDQSFEETMDSIEGDDVEEKKETLIGHLLSHGHFGPFEHAQATFAVKGISRSCMAQITRHRHASFDVQSMRYVAFDEVDPADVGEGEMVVTPPSANDPDWVGRNQKTGSVDEETVEKREAVFRESVKRSVEDYQELLDLGMPPEDARFVLPIGTEVNMVMSMNARMLMHVADMRAAADAQWEIREMTEQVLDLASEWCPITFEYYEENMKNRKNRLAP; this comes from the coding sequence ATGGAAGTCAAACTGCTGGAGGCCACCGACGACCCGGAGGAGGTAATCTGCTCGGCGGCGCGCAACGACTACATGAGCGACTGGCTCGGGGACCAGTCGTTCGAGGAGACGATGGACTCCATCGAGGGCGACGACGTCGAGGAGAAGAAGGAGACGCTCATCGGCCATCTGCTCAGCCACGGCCACTTCGGTCCCTTCGAGCACGCGCAGGCCACCTTCGCGGTGAAGGGCATCAGCCGGTCCTGCATGGCCCAGATCACCCGCCACAGGCACGCGAGTTTCGACGTGCAGAGCATGCGCTACGTCGCGTTCGACGAGGTCGACCCCGCGGACGTCGGCGAGGGCGAGATGGTCGTCACGCCCCCGTCGGCGAACGACCCGGACTGGGTCGGCCGGAACCAGAAGACCGGCTCCGTGGACGAGGAGACCGTCGAGAAGCGCGAGGCCGTCTTCCGGGAGTCGGTCAAGCGGTCGGTCGAGGACTACCAGGAACTGCTCGACCTCGGGATGCCGCCCGAGGACGCCCGGTTCGTCCTCCCCATCGGGACCGAGGTCAACATGGTGATGTCGATGAACGCCCGGATGCTGATGCACGTCGCCGACATGCGCGCGGCGGCCGACGCCCAGTGGGAGATCAGAGAGATGACCGAGCAGGTGCTCGACCTCGCGAGCGAGTGGTGTCCCATCACCTTCGAGTACTACGAGGAGAACATGAAGAATCGGAAGAACCGCCTCGCGCCCTGA
- a CDS encoding ATPase, with protein MRILVAGADRVDAGKTTFSAGLLDRLDGVGFKPRAGNDYWFDHDDYRRAVADGRLYGKDAKRLAAASAGEYDPEDLNPVHRLWRPSPGPDTGLVGQAHREFVLDRVGESFVVNAGADVPESARRNLPLDDAPAVESVEQLDEITRRLHLPMFEGFADRIRDVEAETGRPAVVESYADVALPIRGLGFDAVAVVEPGRMRAYDGDRFLKACEVAGGSPRDGKLEVHAADVTELAEPKATVRLSALPDGDRRDPAAVARAYDEAYADLLAVAEN; from the coding sequence ATGAGGATACTCGTCGCGGGCGCCGACCGGGTCGACGCGGGCAAGACGACGTTCTCGGCCGGCCTGCTCGACCGCCTCGACGGCGTCGGGTTCAAGCCCCGCGCGGGCAACGACTACTGGTTCGACCACGACGACTACCGGCGAGCGGTCGCGGACGGCAGGCTCTACGGCAAGGACGCGAAGCGACTCGCGGCCGCGAGCGCGGGCGAGTACGACCCCGAGGACCTCAACCCCGTCCACCGGCTCTGGCGCCCCTCGCCGGGTCCGGACACGGGGCTGGTCGGACAGGCCCACCGGGAGTTCGTGCTCGACCGGGTCGGGGAGTCGTTCGTGGTGAACGCCGGCGCCGACGTCCCCGAGTCGGCCCGACGGAACCTCCCGCTCGACGACGCGCCCGCGGTCGAATCGGTCGAGCAACTGGACGAGATCACCCGCCGGCTCCACCTCCCGATGTTCGAGGGGTTCGCCGACCGCATCCGGGACGTCGAGGCCGAGACGGGCCGCCCGGCCGTCGTGGAGTCGTACGCCGACGTGGCGCTTCCGATCCGGGGACTCGGGTTCGACGCGGTCGCCGTGGTCGAGCCCGGCCGAATGCGGGCCTACGACGGCGACCGGTTTTTGAAGGCCTGCGAGGTCGCTGGCGGGAGCCCCCGGGACGGCAAGCTGGAAGTCCACGCCGCGGACGTGACCGAGCTCGCGGAGCCGAAGGCGACCGTCCGACTGTCGGCGCTCCCCGACGGCGACCGGCGCGACCCCGCCGCGGTCGCGCGGGCCTACGACGAGGCGTACGCCGACCTCCTCGCGGTCGCGGAGAACTGA
- a CDS encoding DMT family transporter: MFVLLATLWGGSFTAIEIGLHYFPPLAFAGIRYAAAGAIILGYAAVATDRWRPRARDEYLAVGVVAALVIAGYHGLLYLGERNVSGAVAAVVVSLAPVLTAGFAAAVLDERLTLTEGFGFAVGVAGVAVVAGFDPASALSTSVVGVGLVLLGAACFALGGVLTRPLRTDLPAAALQAWSMLGGAALLLGWGGLRGESLSAIRPTPTALASLAYLTLFSGVVAFLLYFRLLDRMGPTKLHLVGYLEPVVATLAGWAVLGEVVSTSTVAGFAAIFAGFAVLHRDAMRSLWKSVRPTALATSLRGSLGRAGTPDAKHRESDAGEGAWSASSGPADD; this comes from the coding sequence ATGTTCGTACTGCTCGCAACGCTCTGGGGCGGGTCGTTCACCGCCATCGAGATCGGCCTCCACTACTTCCCGCCGCTGGCGTTCGCCGGGATTCGGTACGCCGCCGCCGGCGCGATCATCCTCGGCTACGCCGCGGTCGCGACCGACCGCTGGCGCCCCCGGGCGCGCGACGAGTACCTCGCGGTCGGGGTCGTCGCCGCGCTGGTCATCGCGGGCTACCACGGCCTGCTCTACCTCGGCGAACGTAACGTCTCGGGCGCCGTGGCAGCCGTCGTGGTCAGCCTCGCGCCGGTCCTGACCGCCGGGTTCGCGGCCGCGGTGCTCGACGAGCGACTGACGCTCACCGAGGGGTTCGGCTTCGCGGTCGGGGTCGCGGGCGTCGCGGTCGTCGCCGGCTTCGACCCCGCGAGCGCGCTCTCGACCAGCGTCGTCGGCGTCGGACTGGTCCTGCTGGGCGCGGCCTGCTTCGCGCTCGGCGGGGTCCTGACCAGGCCGCTCCGAACCGACCTGCCGGCCGCCGCGCTCCAGGCCTGGTCGATGCTCGGCGGGGCGGCCCTGCTGCTGGGCTGGGGCGGGCTGCGCGGCGAGTCGCTGTCGGCGATTCGGCCGACGCCGACCGCGCTGGCGTCGCTGGCCTACCTGACGCTGTTTTCGGGCGTCGTGGCCTTCCTGCTGTACTTCCGGCTGCTCGACCGGATGGGGCCGACGAAGCTCCACCTGGTCGGCTACCTCGAACCGGTCGTGGCGACGCTCGCGGGCTGGGCGGTGCTCGGCGAGGTGGTGTCGACCTCGACGGTCGCCGGCTTCGCCGCCATCTTCGCCGGGTTCGCGGTGCTCCACCGCGACGCGATGCGGTCGCTCTGGAAGTCGGTCCGACCGACTGCGCTCGCGACGTCGCTGCGCGGGTCGCTCGGGCGCGCCGGAACTCCCGACGCGAAGCACCGGGAGTCGGACGCCGGCGAGGGCGCGTGGTCCGCCTCGAGTGGTCCCGCCGACGACTGA
- a CDS encoding superoxide dismutase, translating into MATYELPELPYDYDALEPAIDQRIMELHHDKHHQGYVDGANAALDKLEEMRGSDDWGDVRSVKRSLAFNLSGHVNHTVFWQNMHPDGGGEPSGDVADAFDEHFGGYDQFKSDFSQAAKGVEGSGWGMLVYDHIADKPIVAAAENHQNQHPQGATPLLVCDVWEHAYYLQYENNRGDYVDNFWDVVNWDDVEQRYQQAQQADTIPKQTQTH; encoded by the coding sequence GTGGCTACTTACGAACTACCTGAGCTACCGTACGACTACGACGCGCTCGAACCGGCCATCGACCAGCGCATCATGGAGCTGCACCACGACAAGCACCACCAGGGGTACGTCGACGGGGCGAACGCCGCCCTCGACAAACTCGAGGAGATGCGGGGCTCCGACGACTGGGGCGACGTCCGGTCGGTCAAGCGCAGCCTCGCGTTCAACCTCTCGGGCCACGTCAACCACACCGTCTTCTGGCAGAACATGCACCCCGACGGCGGGGGCGAACCTTCCGGAGACGTCGCCGACGCCTTCGACGAGCACTTCGGCGGCTACGACCAGTTCAAGTCGGACTTCTCGCAGGCCGCGAAGGGCGTCGAGGGCTCCGGGTGGGGCATGCTGGTGTACGACCACATCGCGGACAAGCCCATCGTCGCCGCGGCCGAGAACCACCAGAACCAGCACCCGCAGGGCGCGACCCCGCTGCTGGTCTGCGACGTCTGGGAGCACGCCTACTACCTCCAGTACGAGAACAACCGCGGCGACTACGTCGACAACTTCTGGGACGTGGTGAACTGGGACGACGTCGAGCAGCGCTACCAGCAGGCACAACAGGCCGACACGATTCCCAAGCAGACCCAGACGCACTAG